From Rattus rattus isolate New Zealand chromosome 17, Rrattus_CSIRO_v1, whole genome shotgun sequence, the proteins below share one genomic window:
- the Mc1r gene encoding melanocyte-stimulating hormone receptor yields MPTQGPPKRLLGSLNSTSITTPHLGLATNQTGSWCLHVSIPDGLFLSLGLVSLVENVLVVVAITKNRNLHSPMYYFICCLALSDLMVSVSIVLETTIILLLEAGILVARAALVQQLDNVIDVLICGSMVSSLCFLGVIAIDRYISIFYALRYHSIVTLSRARRAVVGIWVVSIVSSTLFITYYKHTAVLLCLVTFFLAMLALMAILYVHMLSRACQHAQGIAQLHKRRHSIRQGFCLKGAATLTILLGIFFLCWGPFFLHLSLIVLCPQHPTCSCIFKNFNLFLILIILSSIVDPLIYAFRSQELRMTLKEVLLCSW; encoded by the coding sequence ATGCCCACTCAGGGGCCCCCGAAGAGGCTTCTGGGTTCTCTCAACTCCACTTCCATCACCACCCCTCACCTCGGACTGGCCACCAACCAGACAGGGTCTTGGTGCCTGCATGTGTCTATCCCAGATGGCCTCTTCCTCAGCCTGGGGCTGGTGAGCCTGGTGGAGAACGTGTTGGTTGTGGTAGCCATCACCAAAAACCGCAACCTGCACTCGCCCATGTATTACTTCATCTGCTGTCTGGCCCTGTCTGACCTGATGGTGAGCGTGAGCATTGTGCTGGAGACCACTATCATCCTGCTGCTGGAGGCAGGCATCCTGGTGGCCCGCGCGGCTCTGGTGCAGCAGCTGGACAACGTCATCGACGTGCTCATCTGTGGCTCCATGGtgtccagtctctgcttcctgggtgtcaTCGCCATAGACCGCTACATCTCCATCTTCTATGCGCTGCGTTACCACAGCATTGTGACACTGTCCCGGGCACGAAGGGCCGTCGTGGGCATCTGGGTGGTCAGCATTGTCTCCAGCACCCTCTTCATCACCTACTACAAACACACGGCCGTCCTGCTCTGCCTCGTCACTTTCTTCCTAGCCATGCTGGCACTCATGGCAATTCTGTATGTCCACATGCTCTCTCGAGCGTGCCAGCATGCTCAGGGCATTGCCCAGCTCCACAAAAGGCGGCACTCCATCCGACAAGGCTTCTGTCTGAAGGGCGCCGCCACCCTTACTATCCTTCTGGggattttcttcctgtgctgggGCCCTTTCTTCCTGCACCTCTCACTCATCGTTCTCTGCCCTCAGCACCCCACCTGCAGCTGCATCTTCAAGAACTTCaacctcttcctcatcctcattatCCTCAGCTCCATCGTCGACCCCCTCATCTACGCTTTTCGAAGCCAGGAGCTCCGCATGACACTCAAGGAGGTGCTGCTGTGCTCGTGGTGA